The DNA segment AGCAATCCTATCCCATCGAGAAGAACAACTCCCGCGTCAATATGTCCTGCTCTTTGCCCTCTGCGCTCAGGATATAGAATTGTTCCGCAACCCATTAATTGAAAAACCAAAATACCGCAGATCAAGATACTCAATGTATTTGATAATTTTCTGAACATAAATCCTCCACCTTTTTTGTGATATTATTTTTTCGTTCTTATTTCTCACAGCGATACGTGCGCTCATTTCCGCAAATAACTTACACAGACCCGATCCGAGCTCTCCCAAAAATGAAAATAATGATCGACAGGATCAAAAAGACAAAAAATAGGATCTTGGCGATTTCAATGGCCGAACCCGCAATGCCACCAAACCCCAATAGCGCTGCAACAATAGCAATGATAAAAAATGTAACCGCGTAATGTAACATAGGGCCCTCCTTTCCTTTAACTTCATGATGATAATTCTAAAAGAAAGCAGGATTAAATCAATTGTACCGAGGTATACTCTTGGTTTTACTGATGAGAAGTTGACCTTTTCGAAGAATTAAGAAGCGGCTAATACTGGATGGAGGTAATGCCGGCTTTTTGGGCGAGATGAATGAGTTCGGTCACGGTTTTGGCTTGCATCTTCTGCATGACTCGGCCGCGGTGGACTTTTATTGTCTGCAGGGCCGTTCCCCGCTTAAAGGCAATTTGCTTATTGAGCATTCCGTTAACAACCAGGCGGAAAACTTCAAGCTCTCGAGGGGAGAGTGTTTTGATATTTCGCCAAATTTTTGCTGTTTCGGCTTGTTTTTTATTTGTGGCTTTGCTTTTTACAATAGCAAGCTTGATGGCATCAAGAAGTTTCGGTGTGGCAAAGGGTTTGATAAAGAAGTCTACGGCTCCGGCTTTTATAGCTTTCACGCTCTTGGGAACATCGCCATACCCGGTAATAAAAATAATCGGGATATTGATCCCCTGTTGCACCATTTTCTCCTGTAGAACAAGCCCATTGATATCCGGCAGACGGATATCAAGCAACAGGCAAGACGGCACCTTGGGATGTTTAAAAGTTAAGAAATCTTTAGCCCGCGTAAACGTCTCGGCCTTAAATCCGTATGATTTTAACAATAGAGACAGGGCGCGGCACACCGAAACATCATCGTCAACAATATAGATGACAGCGCCATTACTTGTCATGAGTCTTTCTTTCCATTAACGGGAAGGGTGAAATAAAAGGTTGCCCCGCGATCACGGTTATTCTTGGCCTCCAACCGGCCGCCGTGGGCTTCAATAATGGAGCGGCTTATAGACAGGCCCATACCCAAACCGTCCGGTTTATTGGTAAAAAAGTGAGTAAAGAGCTTTTTCATATTCTCAGCCGGAATGCCGCATCCCGAATCCCTGACTTCCACCACAATGGTGTCGGCATCTTTGCGCGATGATTTGATCAGCATTTCTTGGGAATCACTGCCCGCATCCATAGCCTCTAGGCTGTTACTGATAAGATTCAAGAGCACCTGTTGCAGTTGTATACGATCCCCCTGGATGGAGGGAAGCCTGCTGTCCAATTCGAAGTTGATGATTTTATTTCTGACGGTGATATGAGTTATGATAAGTGTGACCGTATCATTGATAAGATCGCTGATATTAAGAAGCTCCAAGGAGGGCTTACTCTTTTTCAATAATGTCCGCAACCGCCGAATAACCTCAGCGGCCCGATGATCATCATCAATAATGTGCTGCAAAATTTCCTGTAACTGGGGTTCCCTGCCCGCGAACATACGCTGAGCCGCTTGAGCATAAGAAAGAATGGCCGTTAGAGGTTGGCTGATTTCATGCGCCAAAGACGAAACGAACTCAGCAAGCTTTCCCACGCGCGTCACATGTAAAAGTTCCTCGCGTTGTTCCTCGATCTTCAGATCGGCGATCTTTTCCCGGTCAGCTCCCCGTTTTAACTGCCCGCTTCGTATTTTCAGCTCGCTTGTTTGCTGGCGCAGCCTTCGTTTCAGATTTTTTTGATCTGTTTGCTCGAGGAGCGCTTTTTTCGCAACCTTCCTGCCGGCACTTTGACGAACAGGCTCTTTTTTAATGGCCCGGCGCATCCCTTTAGCGATTATTTTCTTTTCTGGTTTCATAGTCATTTGTTAACCTTTTGCAAGAAACGTCACTATTATATTCCTTACTGTTTGATCATGCTATCCGTATTTTCTGTGGCCACATTGATAAGATCCACCAGCGTCTGTCCATCAAAGGGCTTTTGCAAAAATCCCACGGCCCCTACTTTCATCGCCCTATCCACGGCACTCTCCTTCTTTTCGGCAGAAATAAAGATAACGGAAATTTTCGACCCCGAATCAAGCAGTTCTTTCTGCATGGCCCACCCGTCCGATCCCGGCATATGAATGTCAAGAACGAGACAACCCGTTGCATCTATAGGCACGGCATCAAAAAAACCTTTTGCTGAGTTAAATGTGACCACTTCAAACTCATACGTCATCAAAAGAATTTTAAGCGCGAGGCACACAGACTCATCATCATCCACTATATAGATTTTCTTTTTGTCTGTAAGCAACTTTTCCTCCTCCCCGACCAATAAACAAAATTTTCCATTGGAAAAATTAAGACCAAGCGATTATAAATAACACTAAGCCTGGAAATATTCTATATAAGACAGCGAAAGAATCAATTATACCGAGGTATAATAAGGGCAATGGATATGCATTCGAACATAAAAAATCCCCGGTGATATTTACCACCGGGGATTGCTTGCTTCTGGCAAGAAGTTTTGACAAGTTGGCATCGCACAACATCAAATCAAATTGCGGTTCCGCCTCTTTCTTTAGTACGGATTCGAATGCACTCCTCCAATGGTGTAATAAAAATTTTTCCATCTCCGATTTTACCCTTGCCGTGTACAGCACTGCTAAGAATAGCGTCCACTGCGATTTCGACAAACTCGTCATTGCAGGCAATATCCAGGCGCACTTTTGAGATAAGCTCCGGAACAACTTCATGTCCGCGAAAAATATCCGTTTCTTCTGCCCTCCCCCGTCCAGCACAGCGCGAAACAGTGATGCGATAGATTTCTTTTTTCACCAAGGCTTCCCGAACTTCATCAAGTTTATCGGGTTGAATAATAGCAGTCACAAGCTTCATCCGTTGATCCTCCTCAGGCGTTAATAATTTTAGTCTAAGCTAAGCATACCGTATCCATGTTCACCGTGCAGGGCATGATCGAGACCCGCCATTTCATTTGCTTTATCCAAACGAAATCCTATTGTTTTTTCAACAACATAACAAATGAATAAAGTACCGGCGACCGAAAGCGCAATCACGGCCCCCAATCCTTGAAGCTGTACCACCAATTGATCCCAGGCAGTCCAACCTTTTCCGACGGATATAAACCAGCTGGGACGAATAAAAAATGACAAAAGCAAAACCGCTGATCCGCTACCAACCGCATGAATACCAAAACAGTCCAAGCTGTCATCATAGGCAAGCTTTGTTTTAAGAAGCAAGGCAAGAAAACAGATGCAGGCTGATAAAGCGCCTAAGGCAAGCGCGCCACTAGGTAACACCACTCCGGCTGCCGGCGTAATTGCAACCAACCCCGCAAGAATTCCGGAAACAAATCCTAACGATGTCGCTTTTTTAAAAAGAATTGCTTCAATGATAAGCCATGTCAGGGCGCCGCTGGCCGCCGAAATCTGAGTCATGGTCAACGCCCGAGCGGTATCCAGTCCGCTATGAACAGTTGATCCTGCATTAAATCCAAACCACCCAACCCATAAAAATCCTGCGCCTGTCAGCGTCATGACAAGGTTGTTGGGGCGCATCGTTGTTTTGGGGTATCCGCGCCGCGGACCTAAAAAAAGTGCCGCCACCAACGCGCTTACACCTGCGGACACGTGGATCACCAACCCACCGGCCAAGTCAATAACTCCCGCTTTGGCCAACCAGCCATCTGATGCCCACACCCAATGACACAACGGACAATAGACAATGAGAAACCATAGCGAAATAAACAAACAGTACCCTTTAAAATAGACCCGTTCCGCTAATGCCCCGGCAATCAGCGCCGGTGCAATGATAGCGAATTTTCCCTGAAACATAGCAATCACATATTCCGGAACACCGTTAACGATGCTGTTATCTATCCCCTGCAGAAAGAAATATTGAGGATTCCATCCCAAAAATCCACCAAGAATATTTTTCCCAAAGCACAATGCATAGCCACAAACAACCCAAAGAATCCCGATAATCGCAATCGAGACAAAACAATGCATCATCGTTCCTAAAACGTTTTTGGTTCTCACCAATCCGCCATAAAACATAGCCAGGCCTGGAACCATCAACAACACTAATGCTGTTGCGATGAGCATCCAAGCCGTTGTCCCTGTGTCCACGACTTCTTCGGCAACTGTTTGCGCCCAGCATGGGCCAGAAAAAATACCGCATAAAAACAATGCAACCGTCAACATTCGTATGATAGATTTTATTTTCTCCATCTTAAGTCCTTTGCTTATTTTACATTTCATGTTTCTCGACTTAGCATCTCACCTTTAAAAATGCCTATCCTTTTATTGGACATCATCGCCCAAAAATGAAAAGAAACCTTCCCGAAAACAAAACGTTTTCAGAAAAGGCTTCTTTGCCTTTAAATATTACGGCACCAATGCCGCAAATAGGTACGTAAGTATATTACAAGTTTAAAGTTATGGTGTCTGTGATACTCATCACACATAAAAAAGCTATGACCACTTTAGGCAATCATAGCCTAAAATCCCTATCACTTGCTAAAGCGAGTTAAATTAACGGGTAGGTGATCCCGCCAAAAGTGGGGGCGACCCCCTGGCCTTCCGCCAGGACAGGAAAGATCCACAATCTTGTGCTCCCCCGTTTTCCAAAACCTAAAGACAATGCCCTGCGTTTAAAACTGCCCCTTGACTAAGCACTTGAAATTTTTTCGCTTTGCTCAAAAATTTCTGCGTAATCACGGGGTTTCATTTCGCTCGCAAGAGCGAAATTCAAGGGTGGGTGAAGGGATTTGAACCCTCGACCCCAAGATCCACAATCTTGTGCTCTAACCGAACTGAGCTACACCCACCATTAAATCAATTTTCTCTAAAAACCGTGAAATCTAATCAGCAGTCCCTTTTTCTTTAACATCCTGCTGCCGAACACTTCCGGAAAAAGGAATTGAATCGATCTTAAAACTATCCATCTTGGTCTTAAAATTCAAATTAAGTGTCATTTCATTATTCTGAGACTGCATCCCGGACAATAGCATATCTTCAAAAGAAAAAGATTTTGAATCTTTCTCACCCGCTGGTTCAAAAACTAAATCCCGTATTTTTAATTGGCATTTGACGTTCATCTCATTGTTTTTTGAGATCAAACGCGTTGTGGCATCAATAAAAATACTTTTCACATCCTTGCTGAAAGAGTCTTTATAGTAATGAGAAAAGGTCTTTCCGTCAAGGTTGGAAACTTCAAGTGTTGCATCCATATCTTTCTTGTGCCAATTCACCCATCCGCCGCCTTTAATAGTGCCGGCGCTTGATGACGCATGCGGATTTTGCACATAAGCTTTAAAATGAAATTTGGTTGTTGTTGCCCGCGGGCCAAAACTTACTCTCGAAGCCTTGAGATTAATATCTTTAAGAGCAATGGAAAATCCTTCAGGATCCGAAGGCGTATCAACAAAGTTAAATTTTCCTTCTCTGATAAGCAATTGGTCGATCGCAAGTCCGGAAAAATCTTCTCGAACGATATTTTCCTGCGGCTCTATTTTCGTTGCCGCGTTATCTTTTTGATCGGAAGGACTTCCCAAAACAATACCAGACTCGCCTTTTTTGATCACAATAAATGGCTCGGTAAGAATTAATTTCCTCAGACGCACATCTTTATCGGCAAAGTGAAATGGGTCGATAGCCGCCGCAATACTTGAAACTCGAAAATAATCATCCACGCTTAAGTCTTTGATATGGATGGTTAGTGGAAAAGAGACATAGACAGACCCAATGACCACAGGACGATGGAAGATCTCTTTAAGATGGGTTTCAACCAATCGTTTTCCGTTGATGCTAATAAAAATAAACGCGCTGATAAAAACGACGCTTAACAAAAATAAAACTGTAATAACAATTTTCTTAAAGATAGTCATTGATCAATTTGTATCCCTGAAAATACGCGTCCCCGGGCCGATTCGAACGGCCGACCCTTTGCTTAGAAGGCAAATGCTCTATCCACCTGAGCTACGGGGACAATTCGATATTATTAAAAATCACCTTAAGGCTAGCGCACCATCATTTCTCGAGTAAAACACCGGCTAAAAGGATAAGCCCTCGATTGACTTATCGAGGGCTTATCCTATCAAATTTAAAAGATGCTGTAAAGAATGATTTGCCGCCTAAATAACTCTTAAATCAAGAAAACAGAAATATAGATACTTTTCGCGAAGAGAGAATGTTTATTTCGCTGTTGCACTTTCAATTTTTTGTAATGCGGCCGTAGCTTTCTGAAGACTTTCTGTTTGATTTTGCGCTTTAAAGATCTCCATACTTTTTTTGATGTTTTCTATAGCCTGATCCTCTTTATT comes from the Candidatus Omnitrophota bacterium genome and includes:
- a CDS encoding DUF1328 domain-containing protein → MLHYAVTFFIIAIVAALLGFGGIAGSAIEIAKILFFVFLILSIIIFIFGRARIGSV
- a CDS encoding response regulator, which encodes MTSNGAVIYIVDDDVSVCRALSLLLKSYGFKAETFTRAKDFLTFKHPKVPSCLLLDIRLPDINGLVLQEKMVQQGINIPIIFITGYGDVPKSVKAIKAGAVDFFIKPFATPKLLDAIKLAIVKSKATNKKQAETAKIWRNIKTLSPRELEVFRLVVNGMLNKQIAFKRGTALQTIKVHRGRVMQKMQAKTVTELIHLAQKAGITSIQY
- a CDS encoding ATP-binding protein; this encodes MTMKPEKKIIAKGMRRAIKKEPVRQSAGRKVAKKALLEQTDQKNLKRRLRQQTSELKIRSGQLKRGADREKIADLKIEEQREELLHVTRVGKLAEFVSSLAHEISQPLTAILSYAQAAQRMFAGREPQLQEILQHIIDDDHRAAEVIRRLRTLLKKSKPSLELLNISDLINDTVTLIITHITVRNKIINFELDSRLPSIQGDRIQLQQVLLNLISNSLEAMDAGSDSQEMLIKSSRKDADTIVVEVRDSGCGIPAENMKKLFTHFFTNKPDGLGMGLSISRSIIEAHGGRLEAKNNRDRGATFYFTLPVNGKKDS
- a CDS encoding response regulator is translated as MLTDKKKIYIVDDDESVCLALKILLMTYEFEVVTFNSAKGFFDAVPIDATGCLVLDIHMPGSDGWAMQKELLDSGSKISVIFISAEKKESAVDRAMKVGAVGFLQKPFDGQTLVDLINVATENTDSMIKQ
- a CDS encoding P-II family nitrogen regulator, with translation MKLVTAIIQPDKLDEVREALVKKEIYRITVSRCAGRGRAEETDIFRGHEVVPELISKVRLDIACNDEFVEIAVDAILSSAVHGKGKIGDGKIFITPLEECIRIRTKERGGTAI
- a CDS encoding ammonium transporter, translating into MLIATALVLLMVPGLAMFYGGLVRTKNVLGTMMHCFVSIAIIGILWVVCGYALCFGKNILGGFLGWNPQYFFLQGIDNSIVNGVPEYVIAMFQGKFAIIAPALIAGALAERVYFKGYCLFISLWFLIVYCPLCHWVWASDGWLAKAGVIDLAGGLVIHVSAGVSALVAALFLGPRRGYPKTTMRPNNLVMTLTGAGFLWVGWFGFNAGSTVHSGLDTARALTMTQISAASGALTWLIIEAILFKKATSLGFVSGILAGLVAITPAAGVVLPSGALALGALSACICFLALLLKTKLAYDDSLDCFGIHAVGSGSAVLLLSFFIRPSWFISVGKGWTAWDQLVVQLQGLGAVIALSVAGTLFICYVVEKTIGFRLDKANEMAGLDHALHGEHGYGMLSLD
- a CDS encoding DUF748 domain-containing protein codes for the protein MTIFKKIVITVLFLLSVVFISAFIFISINGKRLVETHLKEIFHRPVVIGSVYVSFPLTIHIKDLSVDDYFRVSSIAAAIDPFHFADKDVRLRKLILTEPFIVIKKGESGIVLGSPSDQKDNAATKIEPQENIVREDFSGLAIDQLLIREGKFNFVDTPSDPEGFSIALKDINLKASRVSFGPRATTTKFHFKAYVQNPHASSSAGTIKGGGWVNWHKKDMDATLEVSNLDGKTFSHYYKDSFSKDVKSIFIDATTRLISKNNEMNVKCQLKIRDLVFEPAGEKDSKSFSFEDMLLSGMQSQNNEMTLNLNFKTKMDSFKIDSIPFSGSVRQQDVKEKGTAD